One Saccharomyces kudriavzevii IFO 1802 strain IFO1802 genome assembly, chromosome: 4 genomic region harbors:
- the RMT2 gene encoding protein-arginine N5-methyltransferase (similar to Saccharomyces cerevisiae RMT2 (YDR465C); ancestral locus Anc_5.589), with protein MSELHTLLTLPERPISENYYVSRLQHFLQSGIPATYTLEQVAAFERELRDKSEGKEREESSDDDKTSNTTPLHILARSLPLDISDDELQVVLKMMNILFEYGAGWNFIDFEDKTVGDLLLERNQDRESPLYRRLVEAGVSAELLLRRLNGGDIEFLDADKPDDIDPEEVIQVTSDGQKQGPVASHNDDEATATDQQVYLQTKLEYKDDALITKNNKDGVMMDWETKIMKIASKTLFPNPEATNSATVLNIGFGMGIIDTFIEAQKPYRHYICEAHPDVLAKMKEDGWYEKNNVIILEGRWQDTLNKLLDEGEVFFDGIYYDTFSEHYQDMLDLYDVIVGLIKPEGVFSFFNGLGADRPLCYDVYREIVEIDVANYGMKCDYTEYSLDKQLPDWNDVKQSYFNCNCYYHPRISFA; from the coding sequence ATGTCAGAATTGCATACTTTGCTCACTTTACCAGAGAGGCCCATTTCGGAGAATTATTATGTGTCAAGACTACAACATTTCCTACAATCTGGTATTCCAGCTACGTATACTTTAGAGCAGGTTGCTGCCTTTGAGCGTGAACTGAGGGATAAGAGTGAGGGTAAGGAGCGTGAAGAAAGCAGTGACGATGATAAAACTTCAAACACAACGCCATTGCACATCTTAGCAAGATCACTACCATTGGATATCTCTGATGATGAGCTGCAAGTGGtactgaaaatgatgaatattcttttcGAGTATGGGGCTGGATGGAACTTCATTGACTTCGAGGACAAAACAGTCGGTGATTTGCTTTTGGAGAGGAATCAAGACAGGGAAAGCCCTCTTTATAGACGTCTCGTGGAAGCTGGTGTTTCCGCAGAGTTGTTGTTGAGAAGACTCAATGGTGGTGATATCGAATTCTTGGATGCAGACAAGCCAGATGATATCGACCCGGAAGAAGTTATTCAAGTAACATCCGATGGTCAGAAGCAAGGCCCGGTTGCTAGCcataatgatgacgaagCTACAGCAACAGATCAACAAGTGTACCTGCAGACAAAACTAGAGTATAAAGACGATGCACTCATCACAAAGAATAACAAGGACGGTGTGATGATGGACTGGGAAAcaaagataatgaaaattgCCTCCAAGACTTTATTCCCCAACCCTGAGGCGACCAACTCTGCCACGGTTTTGAATATTGGCTTTGGGATGGGGATCATTGATACATTCATCGAAGCCCAAAAACCTTACCGTCATTATATTTGTGAGGCCCACCCAGACGTTTTAGCTAAGATGAAAGAAGACGGTTGgtatgaaaagaataatgtGATTATTTTGGAGGGAAGATGGCAGGACACTTTAAACAAGCTACTAGACGAGGGTGAAGTATTTTTCGATGGTATCTATTATGATACGTTCAGTGAACACTACCAAGACATGTTGGATTTGTACGATGTCATAGTGGGGCTGATTAAACCAGAGGGCGTTTTCTCGTTTTTTAACGGATTGGGTGCTGACAGGCCGTTGTGTTATGATGTGTATAGAGAAATCGTTGAGATTGACGTTGCTAATTATGGAATGAAATGTGATTACACTGAGTATTCTCTTGACAAACAGCTGCCAGATTGGAATGACGTTAAGCAGTCTTACTTTAACTGCaattgttattatcatcCGCGCATCTCATTTGCTTGA
- the TLG1 gene encoding Tlg1p (similar to Saccharomyces cerevisiae TLG1 (YDR468C); ancestral locus Anc_5.593) — protein sequence MNNNEDPFQQVVKDTKEQLNRIDNYITRHSTAGDDDQEEEIQDILKDVEETIVDLDRSIIVMKRDESEDVSDREVQVKNIKQQLDSLKFRFDQRMQESTQTAIPLKESEENSTISNGATENNDGGMSNPFQEQMLREQDVHLDGIHKTMQNLHVQAQTMGNELENQGQLLDNMDEGMDTVVNKLARGRRQLEWVYEKNKEKYDDCCIGLLIVVLIILLVLAFIA from the coding sequence atgaataacAATGAAGATCCATTTCAACAGGTAGTCAAGGACACCAAAGAGCAACTGAATCGCATAGATAACTATATAACCCGTCATAGCACTGCTGGTGACGACGAtcaagaagaggaaataCAGGATATCTTAAAGGATGTAGAGGAAACAATAGTGGATTTGGACAGAAGCATAATCGTGATGAAAAGAGATGAAAGCGAAGACGTGAGCGATAGAGAAGTACAGGTCAAAAACATAAAACAGCAGCTCGATTCTTTGAAGTTTCGTTTTGATCAAAGGATGCAGGAATCTACACAGACTGCTATACCCCTGAAAGaatcagaagaaaattcaacaaTCTCCAATGGTGCGACTGAGAATAATGACGGTGGTATGTCCAATCCATTTCAAGAGCAGATGTTAAGGGAACAAGACGTTCATTTGGATGGTATTCATAAGACAATGCAGAATCTGCATGTTCAAGCTCAAACAATGGGAAATGAGTTAGAAAATCAGGGACAACTGTTGGATAATATGGACGAAGGTATGGACACTGTCGTAAATAAGCTGGCCAGAGGCCGCAGACAATTAGAATGGGTATatgagaaaaacaaagaaaaatatgacGATTGCTGTATAGGACTGCTTATTGTggttttgataattttaTTAGTTTTGGCGTTCATTGCTTAA
- the SDC1 gene encoding Sdc1p (similar to Saccharomyces cerevisiae SDC1 (YDR469W); ancestral locus Anc_5.594), producing MNGNESEAHHNKATISMVGDASHNNVSPAEQNLGKENDDHDNRDYDSFDTTHSNRPDTLQRSSVSPLPTKELKNVKGLANQNIKLEESSNTSLILEEPSESKASKLENVDLAATVGGSQTRRYLNAKVTPHLLAGMRLIAVEQPDDPLRVLGEYLIEQSKIRKSGESESNASA from the coding sequence ATGAACGGAAATGAGAGTGAAGCCCATCACAACAAAGCTACAATTTCTATGGTAGGAGATGCTTCCCACAACAACGTTAGCCCGGCAGAACAAAATCTaggtaaagaaaatgatgaccACGATAATCGTGACTATGACTCTTTTGATACAACTCACAGCAACCGCCCTGATACCTTGCAAAGAAGCAGTGTCTCACCTCTACCAACAAAGGAACTGAAAAACGTTAAAGGTCTTGCCAACCAGAATATAAAGTTAGAAGAATCCAGCAATACGAGTTTAATCTTGGAAGAGCCATCTGAATCCAAAGCAtcaaaattagaaaatgTGGATCTTGCTGCCACAGTAGGTGGTTCTCAGACTAGGAGGTATCTGAATGCAAAAGTAACGCCGCATCTTCTAGCGGGTATGAGGCTCATAGCGGTAGAACAACCAGATGATCCATTACGTGTTTTAGGAGAGTATTTAATCGAGCAAAGCAAAATACGGAAAAGTGGAGAAAGTGAGAGTAACGCTAGTGCATGA
- the PKH3 gene encoding protein kinase PKH3 (similar to Saccharomyces cerevisiae PKH3 (YDR466W); ancestral locus Anc_5.591), with amino-acid sequence MTSRKRSPHDFIFKEELGHGSYSTVFKALDKKCPNKIYAIKVCSKKHIIQEAKVKYVTIEKNTMNLLAQKHHAGIIKLYYTFHDEENLYFVLDYAPGGELLSLLHRTGTFNDLWTRHFTVQLIDALEFIHSHGIIHRDLKPENVLLDKDGRLMITDFGAAATIDSNLSENSTRCNSDGNSVNDNQNCASFVGTAEYVSPELLLYNQCGYGSDIWALGCMIYQFVQGHPPFRGENELKTFEKIVALDYSWGPNKRINNSSPPVNPLVINLVRKILVVEVNERIPLKLVKRHPYFAKIDWNDKAKIWRGIWQNSQGQPEQQTSGALPNLPQNVLPTRQLHVIDTPARSIQITKQRRKKPTKVSNTTSSIVVWRKRLGISAGKDDLGTVPSAAPNDNNILNATAAVSSSNSVIPPNSQPIQAQAKRTQPVAPTRIPPKVPIISNSVRNKPISRQNTALPSPVIRSVSPKQPTSSVSSTPSAPLSLSAPSTEAQHQDVPQTLDERNPIDLSILKQDYVFIYGIPYKDEGPAMSLNSYNEIDNDLITSLVEQHKEDLKNSKLFLQLLTLKKNGMLSYKNTVKKDDEKNLGNKEHLMANIEDTDLSMYDFEFNELSRKGFLILEKYKNKLWFISLPSYSILSKIPFHVVKSLTINNNENWVGCFFRARQLLEEKQILDKISNVSFDSKVSTQSPSPSSTSRKDHTPSIGITVAPPSRNSKQGSQNKVPQNNIIKEEMPSRVPSNVKEKPSVNSTPLTGHPRASSGNDTSRTTRRANGGLPNSAPSVSAYNNNTVPISNHRSTTNLMNNKSNYSTSKKENPLPSSSSSSTTKSQPKTAGYRQLAPSPPLFPMEFPATKEKYSAPSNMVISSSRYEVLHTLNSSQTNFDREIASRGASAAFRSLQKNKKKK; translated from the coding sequence ATGACGTCTAGGAAAAGGTCTCCGCACGAttttatattcaaagaGGAACTGGGCCATGGCTCTTACTCTACTGTATTTAAGGCTTTAGATAAGAAATGCCCGAATAAAATCTATGCCATTAAAGTTTGTTCGAAGAAACACATAATTCAAGAGGCTAAGGTAAAGTATGTCACCATTGAGAAGAACACCATGAATCTGTTAGCGCAAAAACATCATGCGGGCATAATTAAGCTATATTACACTTTCCATGATGAGGAgaatctttattttgtgCTAGACTATGCCCCAGGTGGAGAGCTCCTGTCTTTGTTGCACAGAACTGGTACATTCAATGACCTATGGACGCGTCATTTTACTGTGCAATTGATTGATGCATTAGAATTCATTCATTCGCATGGCATTATCCACAGAGATTTGAAACCGGAGAATGTTCTTTTAGACAAGGACGGAAGATTGATGATCACTGATTTCGGTGCTGCAGCCACCATAGACTCTAATTTAAGCGAAAACTCAACCCGATGTAACTCCGACGGTAACTCTGTGAATGACAACCAGAACTGTGCTTCCTTTGTAGGAACCGCTGAGTACGTTTCCCCAGAACTACTCTTATATAATCAATGTGGTTATGGTTCGGATATATGGGCTTTGGGCTGTATGATATATCAGTTTGTTCAAGGACACCCACCTTTTAGAGGGGAAAATGAGTTAAAAACCTTCGAAAAAATCGTAGCTTTAGATTATTCATGGGGCCCCAACAAACGCATCAATAATAGTTCACCACCGGTAAATCCTCTCGTAATAAACTTGGTACGAAAAATCTTGGTGGTAGAGGTTAATGAGAGAATTCCTCTCAAATTGGTAAAGAGGCACCCCTATTTTGCCAAAATAGACTGGAACGACAAAGCCAAGATATGGAGAGGGATTTGGCAAAACTCACAGGGACAACCAGAACAGCAGACTTCTGGAGCACTTCCCAATTTACCACAAAATGTCCTACCCACAAGGCAATTGCATGTAATCGATACTCCAGCACGAAGTATACAAATCACTAAACAAAGGCGCAAGAAGCCaacaaaagtttcaaaCACAACAAGTAGTATAGTAGTGTGGAGAAAAAGGCTTGGTATATCAGCGGGTAAAGATGATTTGGGTACCGTACCGTCGGCTGCCCCTAACGATAACAATATATTAAATGCTACGGCGGCAGTGTCTAGCTCAAATTCTGTTATACCGCCGAACTCGCAACCCATTCAAGCTCAGGCTAAACGAACACAACCGGTCGCCCCCACCAGAATACCTCCTAAAGTACCGATAATCAGCAATAGTGTAAGAAATAAACCAATATCGCGACAAAATACTGCCTTACCATCTCCAGTGATACGATCTGTATCACCAAAGCAGCCAACATCGTCAGTATCATCGACACCGTCCGCGCCATTATCACTGTCAGCGCCATCAACAGAGGCACAGCATCAGGATGTACCGCAAACTTTAGATGAAAGAAATCCGATTGACCTTTCCATTCTAAAACAAGACTACGTCTTTATTTATGGGATCCCATATAAAGATGAAGGGCCTGCCATGTCGTTGAATAGCTATAATGAAATTGACAACGATTTAATAACATCGCTAGTTGAGCAACACAAGGAAGACCTGAAGAACTCTAAGTTGTTTTTGCAGTTGctgactttgaaaaagaatggaaTGCTAAGTTACAAAAACACAGTTAAGAAGgatgacgaaaaaaatctaGGAAACAAAGAGCATCTAATGGCTAATATAGAAGATACAGATTTGTCCATGTACGATTTTGAGTTCAACGAGTTGTCAAGAAAAggatttttgattttggagaaatataaaaataagttATGGTTTATTTCACTACCCTCGTATTCCATATTATCGAAGATACCGTTCCATGTCGTGAAATCTTTGACAATAaacaacaatgaaaattgGGTTGGTTGCTTTTTCAGAGCAAGACAACTTCTAGaggaaaaacaaattctTGATAAGATCAGCAATGTCTCCTTTGACAGCAAAGTATCTACTCAATCGCCATCACcttcatcaacatcaagaaaagatcacACACCGAGCATAGGCATTACTGTAGCGCCTCCAAGCCGCAATTCAAAACAAGGAAGTCAAAACAAAGTGCCgcaaaataatatcataaAGGAAGAAATGCCTTCCCGTGTACCCAGTAATGTGAAGGAGAAGCCTTCTGTAAATTCTACCCCTTTGACCGGACATCCCAGGGCTTCGTCAGGCAATGACACCAGTAGAACTACAAGAAGGGCAAACGGAGGATTACCAAATAGTGCTCCTTCTGTTAGTGcatataataataatacgGTTCCAATTTCGAACCACCGGTCCACCACTAATCTAATGAACAACAAAAGTAATTATTCAACATCCAAGAAAGAGAACCCTCTACCATCTTCCAGCTCATCTTCTACAACCAAGTCTCAACCCAAAACGGCGGGTTATCGACAGTTAGCACCTTCGCCGCCACTTTTCCCCATGGAATTTCCAGCtacgaaagaaaagtatTCCGCGCCTTCTAACATGGTGATCAGTAGCAGCAGATATGAGGTTTTGCATACTCTCAATAGCAGCCAGACAAACTTCGATAGGGAGATTGCCAGTAGAGGTGCCTCAGCTGCGTTTAGAAGTTtacaaaagaataaaaagaaaaaataa
- the SPP41 gene encoding Spp41p (similar to Saccharomyces cerevisiae SPP41 (YDR464W); ancestral locus Anc_5.587) yields the protein MAYDEDDEEINFNELVGNLLSSHNQKEQEEEEVHEQEQKQEDSDKINTTDEDVEIKHPGNSKAIHGHPDQNIEVPDFDDEEDELVSVVADAVQNIDDDRGSKSQSHLENESEQVAPDPMDDNREKEQHQEWAHILQQEILQVDKESLSEHTERRVSTSHHHPPPRTDEQLDQDDENLRMAILESLQELNTSDNQEKKQHKHEHAAPGGKSTGKKSSKKKKKDRSKNKELQKDKSSKKSKSSSHSKKHVKDRNKDKSSKTANDENALDFSNILDNLIHENEDTTMESGKSTAEIQEHIHVDTNSEDVEAQALVEATLKAFENELLSPAPTAEASQEQSMEPATSIKAVEEPRKPTADDIPLAMLQAFKPKKRLPQEKKKSRSKTSKTASTTNKSSASESASKKKKKRKSTKETNKSQETYEDDEFSRILADMVNQVVNTSLKETSNTSSSTQNNRPETEAGFVSSVQSQYSSDITPDADVNTVNDDTLDLNQIMQNAMAMVFQNHNDADFDENVVEDFNRGLGDLSVSDLLPQSNLSGLEKKSSVKSSKKSEKKSSISSKIASKKASKRISDIEKAKAPSKPKKSSKSEISQEKKLRKRYAFIASEAASVARKKRWAKNKELKEKEKLERQTAREERRQRKKLEKQRLGEEREELKKIVERGPPYPPDLRLTKSGRPKKPYRRWTTEELFKRSQEAEKPRKVKKEKKKKEKKVRIPSSALKKIPLFNFIKDNVQPSARHRLNDIEGSLSSIGLHKSPDGVRRIITRPKNEENEWPLSDSSTSQNYGTHLKTVVHKEKITFHPPWTIPSQPPFALPVARRKKIPNIKRYKKRNSNSFRISKEGMLSARNRIIPAILLPIINTLKAAARSQTAAGATPEEARKRLATIIQHAKSTVIKAALQARKNSIHESNIRESTPGLAISVPKRKNPLRMIPIFNTSRVKHQSENRLPVLEKEDNGSMSPEKKALGSHSNPIIAEKTLEGVATSIKIEDGNTNILSNSMPDLAAESLKDESSLTNSTNSAEAAPSALNSDDVKTAKNIETVQEIKQVANSKVTEEVTPTENQTNMGSEAEGRISIKACGVKKIDENKPDKRNDTEENMSENAGVPNKKVEGEKPMFNSSVPQTANNKQDNASGATVKPKLINISDKPPSETKPKIPIIFPLKRPQIKPEISVINLVQNLVKTKIPEVKNESVNLGSNISDILSSTITNILPEITAADVKNYHYEDENVKYLKKTPRQVLNLDGLVPPSGRCITKAKRVRRIKKPSSDAVAVPEIGTKAINESITYTFDIPSPEEMQSKRSVVLKFAKARLTEGELNSLKKEINNVRKRRWREINSTKNWEYDVKSRLRKRASTFFGEGESETKSKWIEERFQEKASQEKYKDRLETTETQTNNTKIVIDDKEILNILAVNMNSLNKARCIENDIQESFKEEKLASLGPKKKRKKGILN from the coding sequence ATGGCttatgatgaagatgatgaagaaataaattttAATGAACTTGTGGGAAATTTGCTAAGTTCACACAATCaaaaggaacaagaagaggaagaagtgCATGAACAAGAACAGAAACAAGAGGATTCtgataaaataaatacaaCCGATGAAGATGTCGAAATCAAACACCCAGGTAACAGCAAGGCCATCCATGGTCATCCGGACCAAAATATCGAAGTGCCAGATTTTGATGACGAGGAAGATGAGCTAGTTTCTGTGGTTGCAGACGCAGTTCAAAATATTGACGATGATAGGGGCAGTAAATCACAAAGTCATCTAGAAAATGAATCCGAGCAGGTAGCGCCAGATCCAATGGATGATAATCgtgaaaaagaacaacatCAGGAGTGGGCTCATATATTACAGCAGGAAATACTACAAGTGGACAAAGAGTCCTTATCGGAACATACAGAAAGACGTGTCAGCACTAGTCACCATCACCCTCCTCCGCGTACCGATGAGCAACTTGACcaagatgacgaaaattTAAGGATGGCTATTTTGGAATCTCTACAAGAATTGAACACGAGTGATaatcaagagaaaaaacagcaTAAACATGAGCATGCTGCTCCCGGTGGGAAATCGACTGGCAAGAAgtcttcaaagaaaaagaaaaaggacagatccaagaataaagaattgcaaaaggataaatcttccaagaagAGTAAATCTTCAAGTCACTCTAAAAAGCACGTCAAAGATCGCAATAAAGACAAGTCAAGTAAAACAGCTAATGATGAGAATGCCCTAGATTTTAGTAATATATTGGATAATCTTATccatgaaaatgaagatactACGATGGAATCAGGTAAATCAACAGcagaaattcaagaacaCATTCACGTTGATACAAACAGCGAAGATGTGGAAGCGCAAGCTCTTGTAGAAGCCACATTAAAAGCTTTCGAAAATGAATTGCTAAGCCCCGCACCAACTGCCGAAGCTTCACAAGAACAATCAATGGAACCTGCGACTTCTATAAAAGCGGTCGAAGAGCCACGGAAACCAACAGCTGACGATATTCCGTTGGCCATGTTGCAGGCTTTCAAACCCAAAAAACGGCTTCCtcaggaaaagaaaaaatcaagaagtAAGACTTCTAAAACGGCATCTACAACAAATAAATCATCTGCATCAGAATCagcttccaagaaaaagaaaaaaagaaagtcCACAAAAGAGACTAACAAATCTCAGGAAACTTATGAAGACGATGAGTTTTCCAGGATATTAGCCGATATGGTCAATCAAGTGGTTAATACATCATTAAAAGAAACATCAAACACGTCTTCTTCCACTCAAAATAACAGACCAGAAACTGAGGCCGGTTTTGTTTCGTCTGTGCAAAGCCAGTATTCATCTGACATAACGCCCGATGCGGATGTTAACACAGTTAACGATGATACTCTTGATTTGAACCAGATTATGCAAAATGCAATGGCTATGGTTTTCCAGAATCACAATGATGCTGATTTCGATGAGAATGTCgttgaagattttaatCGGGGGTTAGGGGATCTCAGTGTTTCGGATTTACTGCCGCAAAGTAACCTTTCTGGActagaaaagaaatcctCCGTCAAAAGCTCGAAAAAGtctgaaaaaaagtcaTCTATATCGAGTAAGATAGCTTCCAAAAAAGCATCTAAGAGAATATCAGACATCGAAAAGGCTAAGGCACCTTCAAAACCGAAGAAATCCTCCAAATCCGAAATATCTcaggaaaagaaactacGCAAGAGGTATGCTTTTATTGCCAGCGAGGCTGCATCTGTAGctagaaagaaaagatgggccaaaaacaaagaattaaaggaaaaagagaaacttGAACGCCAAACTGCCAGAGAAGAAAGACGAcagaggaaaaaattggagaaGCAGAGATTAGGAGAAGAACGAGAAGaactaaagaaaattgTCGAACGTGGTCCACCCTATCCTCCGGATCTAAGATTAACTAAAAGCGGTAGACCGAAGAAACCATATAGAAGGTGGACCACTGAAGAGCTGTTTAAGAGATCCCAGGAGGCTGAAAAACCAaggaaagtgaaaaaggaaaaaaagaagaaggaaaagaaagtgaGGATACCCTCTTCtgcattgaaaaagatcccattattcaattttattAAGGATAATGTTCAACCAAGCGCAAGGCACCGTTTGAATGACATCGAGGGTTCGTTATCATCTATTGGATTACACAAATCGCCTGATGGTGTTCGCAGAATTATAACGAGACCAAAGaacgaagaaaacgaaTGGCCTTTATCGGATTCATCTACATCCCAAAATTATGGTACACACTTAAAAACCGTCGtacataaagaaaagattacCTTCCATCCTCCCTGGACCATACCATCACAACCACCATTTGCCTTACCTGTAgcaagaaggaagaaaataccaaatatcaagagatacaagaagagaaaCAGCAATTCTTTTCGTATTTCCAAAGAAGGCATGCTAAGTGCAAGAAACAGAATCATACCAGCCATATTATTGCCAATAATAAACACATTGAAAGCCGCAGCCAGGTCTCAAACTGCTGCTGGTGCTACACCCGAAGAAGCAAGAAAACGTCTGGCAACTATTATTCAACACGCTAAGTCTACGGTTATCAAGGCTGCTTTACAAGCAAGGAAGAATAGTATTCATGAATCTAACATCAGGGAAAGTACCCCGGGACTGGCCATAAGTGTGccgaagaggaagaatcCATTGAGAATGATTCCTATATTCAATACCTCCCGGGTGAAACATCAATCAGAGAACCGTTTACCAGTTTTAGAGAAGGAAGATAACGGTTCAATGTCcccagaaaaaaaagcgcTCGGTTCTCACTCGAACCCCATAATTGCTGAAAAAACGCTGGAGGGTGTTGCTACCTCAATCAAAATAGAAGATGGAAATACGAACATCCTCTCCAACTCTATGCCGGATTTAGCTGCAGAATCACTAAAAGATGAATCGAGCCTTACAAATAGCACAAACAGCGCAGAAGCCGCACCAAGTGCTCTCAATAGTGATGATGTCAAAACAGCCAAAAACATAGAAACTgtccaagaaattaaacAGGTTGCCAATTCCAAAGTAACGGAAGAAGTCACACCCACTGAAAATCAGACTAATATGGGTTCAGAAGCTGAAGGGAGGATATCAATAAAAGCTTGCGGTGTCAAAAAGatcgatgaaaataaacCAGATAAGAGAAATGAcacagaagaaaatatgagCGAAAATGCAGGTGTGCCCAACAAGAAAGTGGAAGGTGAAAAGCCAATGTTTAATTCTAGCGTACCTCAGACTGCAAATAATAAACAGGACAATGCAAGTGGTGCCACTGTAAAACCTAAATTGATCAATATATCTGATAAACCACCAAGTGaaacaaaaccaaaaataccTATCATATTTCCTTTAAAAAGACCGCAAATAAAGCCTGAGATTAGTGTCATTAATTTAGTCCAGAATTTGGTGAAGACTAAAATACCTGAAgttaaaaatgaatcaGTTAACCTAGGGAGTAATATTTCCGACATTCTTTCCTCCACTATTACGAATATTCTGCCCGAAATCACCGCTGCAGATGTCAAAAACTATCActatgaagatgaaaatgtaAAATACTTGAAGAAGACGCCAAGACAAGTCTTGAACCTGGACGGACTAGTTCCTCCATCGGGTAGATGCATTACCAAAGCCAAACGTGTTCGCCGTATCAAAAAGCCCTCTTCCGACGCTGTTGCTGTACCGGAAATCGGCACAAAGGCAATAAACGAATCCATTACTTACACGTTCGACATACCATCTCCGGAAGAGATGCAAAGTAAGCGCAGTGTGGTATTGAAGTTTGCCAAGGCGAGATTGACGGAGGGCGAGTTAAATTCCTTGAAAAAGGAGATCAACAATGTAAGGAAAAGGAGATGGAGAGAGATTAACTCCACAAAGAACTGGGAATACGACGTAAAGTCTAGATTGAGAAAACGTGCAAGTACATTTTTTGGAGAGGGAGAATCTGAAACGAAGTCCAAATGGATCGAAGAAAGATTCCAAGAGAAGGCCAGTCAGGAGAAGTACAAGGATCGACTTGAGACTACTGAGACACAAACAAACAATACAAAAATTGTAATTGACGACAAGGAAATTTTAAATATTCTTGCTGTAAACATGAACAGTCTCAACAAAGCTCGTTGCATTGAGAATGATATCCAGGAGTCattcaaagaggaaaagtTAGCCTCTTTAGgaccaaagaagaagagaaagaaaggcaTTTTGAATTAA